The following proteins are encoded in a genomic region of Triticum dicoccoides isolate Atlit2015 ecotype Zavitan chromosome 1B, WEW_v2.0, whole genome shotgun sequence:
- the LOC119301772 gene encoding uncharacterized protein LOC119301772, whose amino-acid sequence MEMARAFFHTPQRQHHLAELRIEGDQSPVAFSDPCAAGRKRRCLFPAFSPRKKMLVDLPPFSSAPAPSPPPSAGRTVSAFSSALSPSSGSNGSFAFCALPEQPSPEGSNRSGAFAFLTSPERSLTPMGSTASSGFGVFSSRPSLSPGHGSSNGTGAIASLAPPTPTRTGSNGNDGGEPAFLASPNPALGRKDSSASAADKVLSPAGPRISGGGDFVISPPLFLPASRTSASPGRKPEGSTLWSRRRGNKRQLEEQLQVTVPLKKVAKTEALAIGDPTRRAALSVSSTRPCCAFVNSPAKAINQEANKDILAASGASCSSSPHQSPAGKICTFGTSPTRPLEKASRRESEGGGGHGAAACPGGELVVRVTCSCGARKEFCFDHRH is encoded by the exons ATGGAGATGGCCCGCGCCTTCTTCCACACCCCGCAGCGGCAGCACCACCTCGCGGAGCTCCGCATTGAGGGCGACCAGTCGCCGGTCGCCTTCTCTGACCCCTGCGCCGCCGGCCGCAAGCGCCGCTGCCTCTTCCCCGCCTTCTCCCCGCGCAAGAAAATGTTGGTcgaccttccccccttctcctccgCGCCCGCGCCTTCCCCGCCACCCAGCGCCGGACGCACCGTCAGCGCTTTCTCGTCGGCGCTGTCGCCTTCCAGCGGAAGCAACGGAAGCTTCGCGTTCTGCGCTTTGCCGGAGCAGCCGTCGCCCGAGGGCTCCAACCGCAGCGGCGCCTTCGCGTTCTTGACTTCGCCCGAGCGGTCGCTGACACCCATGGGTTCCACCGCCAGCAGCGGTTTTGGGGTCTTTTCTTCTCGGCCGTCGTTATCTCCCGGCCACGGGAGCTCCAACGGAACCGGCGCCATCGCGTCCTTGGCTCCCCCGACGCCGACGCGCACGGGATCCAACGGCAACGACGGCGGGGAACCGGCGTTCCTGGCTTCTCCGAACCCGGCGCTCGGGCGGAAAGATTCTTCAGCGTCTGCGGCAGACAAGGTGTTGTCTCCCGCGGGTCCCAGGATTAGCGGCGGTGGCGATTTCGTCATCTCGCCGCCACTCTTCCTCCCGGCTTCCCGGACGTCGGCATCTCCGGGGCGGAAGCCCGAGGGGAGCACCCTCTGGTCACGGCGCCGCGGGAACAAGCGGCAGTTGGAAGAGCAGCTGCAGGTCACCGTGCCGCTGAAGAAGGTCGCCAAGACGGAAGCGCTGGCCATCGGCGACCCTACCCGTCGCGCCGCCCTGTCCGTGTCGTCGACCAGGCCGTGCTGCGCGTTCGTCAATTCGCCGGCGAAGGCGATCAATCAG GAAGCCAACAAGGACATCCTCGCCGCCAGCGGCGCATCCTGCTCGTCATCGCCGCATCAGTCACCGGCGGGAAAGATCTGCACGTTCGGCACATCGCCAACAAGGCCGCTGGAGAAGGCGAGCAGGCGG GAGAGCGAGGGCGGAGGTGGCCACGGAGCGGCGGCGTGCCCAGGCGGCGAGCTGGTGGTGCGCGTGACCTGCTCGTGCGGTGCCCGGAAGGAGTTCTGCTTCGACCACCGCCACTGA